From a single Miscanthus floridulus cultivar M001 chromosome 8, ASM1932011v1, whole genome shotgun sequence genomic region:
- the LOC136471456 gene encoding uncharacterized protein yields MDTLSPPSTEHHREEGLRKGRLVLFGLLTSYSGLLMYLLWGDLVSVASVGVTYVAVGLLLGRRFGCWEPRTDGGRRWLGFVICFLFLSLGVLQVPRVLQVSRLARTAASSTSAPMLVAAAGATALGVGGCCAYLLHRRTWSKQQRPEAIFLPLRQDPRC; encoded by the exons ATGGATACTCTCTCCCCTCCCTCCACTGAGCACCACCGAGAGGAAGGGCTCCGGAAGGGGCGCCTCGTTTTGTTCGGGCTGCTTACCTCCTACTCCGGCCTGTTGATGTACCTCTTGTGGGGCGACTTGGTGTCCGTGGCCTCCGTCGGGGTGACCTACGTCGCCGTCGGCCTCCTGCTCGGCAGGCGCTTCGGTTGCTGGGAGCCGAGAACCGACGGAGGAAGACGATGGCTGGGCTTCGTCATCTGCTTCCTCTTCCTGTCGCTCGGGGTCCTTCAGGTACCCAGGGTCCTTCAGGTATCCAGGTTGGCGCGAACCGCGGCGTCCTCGACGTCGGCGCCGATGCTTGTGGCGGCCGCGGGCGCGACCGCTCTCGGGGTCGGAGGCTGCTGCGCGTACTTGCTTCACCGACGTACCTG GTCGAAGCAGCAGCGCCCTGAAGCAATCTTCTTGCCGCTTAGGCAAGATCCGCGCTGTTGA